The genomic interval TCCTTCGGCACTCCTTCCTTCACGGGCTTGGGAGCACCGTCCACAAGGTCCTTGGCTTCCTTGAGACCCAGACCGGTCAACTCACGCACGACCTTGATGACCTGAATCTTCTTGTCGCCGATGGTCGCCAAAATCACGTCGAACTCGGTCTTCTCCTCTACGGCGGCGGCAGCCGGGCCGCCCGCCATCGCGGGCATCGCGCCCATCATCATCGGGGCGGCGGCGGTCAC from bacterium carries:
- the rplL gene encoding 50S ribosomal protein L7/L12, producing the protein VTAAAPMMMGAMPAMAGGPAAAAVEEKTEFDVILATIGDKKIQVIKVVRELTGLGLKEAKDLVDGAPKPVKEGVPKDEAEKIKAKLEEQGATVEIK